The nucleotide window CTGCCGGTCTTCACCGACACCTGCATCGCCGAGGGCCAGATCTCGCGCGTTCTGGAACTGCTGCCGCGCGACGTGCCGGCGACCTTCCTGCCCGTTCAGGCCGTCGGCAAGTCCAACGAGCACATCTCCTCGCCGGGCACGCTGACGCTGTCCTGGGAGACGGCGACCCGTGCCTGGATCGAGATCGGCGAGAGCGTGTTCCGCGCCGGCGTGCGCAAGATGATCCTCGTCACCTCCCATGGCGGCAACGTGCCGCTGATCGACATCGTGGCGCGCGAGCTGCGGGTGAAGCACGACATGCTGGTCACCGCGACCGGCTGGTCGCGCTTCGGCCAGCCGCACGACCTGTTCCCGGCCGAGGAATTCACCTACGGCATCCATGGCGGCGACATCGAGACGTCGCTGATGCTCTATCTGCGCCCGGATCTGGTGCACATGCGCAAGGCGGAGGACTTCCGCTCCACCCAGCTCGACTTCCTGCGCGAGTTCAAGCACCTGCGCGGCCACGGGCCGGCCCAGTTCGGCTGGAAGGCACAGGACCTCAACCCGGCCGGAACGGTCGGCAATGCCACCGCCGCCACGGCCGCCAAGGGCGAGGCCTCGCTCGACCATGCCGCGCGCGGCTTCGTCGACCTTCTCAAGGACATGCACGCCTTCGACCTCGACCGGCTGTGGAAGCCGGGCGGCGAAGCCTGAGGCAGGA belongs to Stappia indica and includes:
- a CDS encoding creatininase family protein, producing the protein MTDLPRRFWHEMTAFDFANADTSSWIAVLPVAAIEQHGPHLPVFTDTCIAEGQISRVLELLPRDVPATFLPVQAVGKSNEHISSPGTLTLSWETATRAWIEIGESVFRAGVRKMILVTSHGGNVPLIDIVARELRVKHDMLVTATGWSRFGQPHDLFPAEEFTYGIHGGDIETSLMLYLRPDLVHMRKAEDFRSTQLDFLREFKHLRGHGPAQFGWKAQDLNPAGTVGNATAATAAKGEASLDHAARGFVDLLKDMHAFDLDRLWKPGGEA